A part of Micromonospora chersina genomic DNA contains:
- a CDS encoding helicase-associated domain-containing protein, which yields MTTSLADHLRTLPDESLAALLQMRPDLVVPVPADVSALAIRAQSRVSVARALDGLDQFTLLILDAARLTRDPEGSGTSTEAILALATAGPHPPAPATVRDAVNKLRALFLLYGPEHDLHVVGGVDEVSPYPAGLGRPAAELDPRAAAVCADPAKLRRTLLSAPPSARAILDRLAAGPPVGTVPAGALDAPATGEEDVLPPDLVNGGAATGSPIRWLVEHRLLVRMSAVKGGGTVELPREVAQLLRRDSGPLGPLRTSPPLVSSPPREAKAVDSAGAGQTMEVVRHTEALLEALAAEPAPVLRSGGVGVRDLRRLARGLGLDDPTTALIFEVAYAAGLLGELDLTGTVTARYGGDQQILPTGGYEVWRAASLAQRWEQLARAWLTMTRQVGLVGQRDDRDRPISVLSAEAERAGAPAARRSVLAVLADLAPATAPTPDEVLELLDWRAPRRARGREAAHREVLAEAAQLGVTGLGALTSYGRLLLAELTDDERGEDPLGLYSDAESGEPSTAVRALDALLPAPVDHFLVQADLTVVVPGPPDPALAAELDVVAEHESAGGASVYRVTTASVRRALDAGYSADDLHALFRRRSRTPVPQGLSYLVDDVARKHGGLRVGTAGGYVRSDDEALLTEVQADKRLEALAFRRLAPTVLVTPYQVNRMLTALRDAGYAPVPEDAGGAAVLARPKTRRAPARVPVASRSLDPLAAPRLPMPRLLGVVEQIRRGEAAARAARRAPEVVRGTARKGPGPAHTHSDALAVLQQAVRDKALVWVGYVDAHGATASRLVRPVSIGAGYLRAEDERTEMLHTFALHRITAAVLED from the coding sequence ATGACCACCTCACTCGCCGACCACCTGCGGACCCTCCCCGACGAGTCCCTGGCCGCCCTCCTCCAGATGCGGCCGGACCTCGTCGTGCCCGTGCCGGCAGACGTCTCCGCCCTCGCCATCCGCGCCCAGTCGCGGGTCTCCGTGGCCCGGGCGCTCGACGGGCTGGACCAGTTCACCCTCCTGATCCTGGACGCCGCCCGGCTCACCCGGGACCCGGAGGGCAGCGGCACCAGCACCGAGGCGATCCTGGCCCTGGCCACCGCCGGCCCGCACCCGCCCGCCCCGGCCACCGTCCGCGACGCCGTGAACAAGCTCCGCGCGCTCTTCCTGCTGTACGGGCCGGAGCACGACCTGCACGTGGTGGGCGGCGTCGACGAGGTGTCCCCGTACCCGGCGGGGCTCGGCCGGCCGGCCGCGGAGCTGGACCCGCGCGCGGCGGCCGTCTGCGCGGACCCGGCGAAGCTGCGGCGGACGCTGCTGTCCGCGCCGCCCTCGGCCCGGGCGATCCTGGACCGGCTCGCCGCCGGCCCGCCGGTCGGCACCGTGCCCGCGGGCGCGCTGGACGCCCCCGCCACCGGTGAGGAGGACGTCCTCCCGCCGGACCTGGTCAACGGCGGCGCGGCCACCGGCTCCCCGATCCGCTGGCTGGTCGAGCACCGGCTGCTGGTCCGGATGTCGGCCGTGAAGGGCGGCGGCACCGTCGAGCTGCCCCGCGAGGTGGCGCAACTGCTGCGCCGGGACAGCGGCCCGCTCGGCCCGCTGCGCACCAGCCCGCCGCTGGTGTCGAGCCCGCCCCGCGAGGCCAAGGCCGTCGACTCGGCCGGCGCCGGGCAGACCATGGAGGTGGTCCGGCACACCGAGGCGCTGCTGGAGGCCCTGGCCGCCGAGCCCGCCCCGGTGCTGCGCTCCGGCGGTGTGGGCGTCCGGGACCTGCGCCGGCTGGCCCGCGGTCTCGGGCTGGACGACCCGACCACCGCGCTGATCTTCGAGGTGGCGTACGCGGCCGGGCTGCTCGGCGAGCTCGACCTCACCGGCACGGTCACCGCCCGCTACGGGGGTGACCAGCAGATCCTGCCCACCGGCGGCTACGAGGTGTGGCGGGCCGCCTCGCTGGCCCAGCGCTGGGAGCAGCTGGCCCGGGCCTGGCTGACCATGACCCGCCAGGTGGGCCTGGTCGGGCAGCGCGACGACCGCGACCGGCCCATCTCGGTGCTCTCCGCCGAGGCGGAACGGGCCGGCGCGCCGGCCGCGAGGCGCTCGGTGCTCGCCGTGCTGGCCGACCTGGCCCCGGCGACCGCCCCCACCCCCGACGAGGTGCTGGAGCTGCTGGACTGGCGGGCACCCCGGCGGGCCCGGGGCCGGGAGGCCGCGCACCGCGAGGTGCTGGCCGAGGCCGCCCAGCTCGGGGTGACCGGGCTCGGGGCGCTCACCTCGTACGGGCGGCTGCTGCTGGCCGAGCTGACCGACGACGAGCGGGGCGAGGACCCGCTCGGGCTCTACTCGGACGCCGAGTCGGGCGAGCCGTCCACCGCCGTCCGCGCGCTCGACGCGCTGCTGCCCGCCCCCGTCGACCACTTCCTCGTGCAGGCCGACCTGACCGTCGTGGTGCCCGGCCCGCCCGATCCGGCGCTCGCCGCCGAACTGGACGTGGTGGCCGAGCACGAGTCGGCCGGCGGGGCGAGCGTGTACCGGGTCACCACGGCCAGCGTGCGGCGGGCCCTGGACGCCGGCTACTCCGCCGACGACCTGCACGCGCTGTTCCGCCGCCGGTCGCGCACCCCGGTGCCGCAGGGGCTCAGCTACCTGGTGGACGACGTGGCCCGCAAGCACGGCGGGCTGCGCGTCGGCACGGCCGGCGGCTACGTGCGCAGCGACGACGAGGCGCTGCTCACCGAGGTGCAGGCCGACAAGCGGCTGGAGGCGCTGGCCTTCCGGCGGCTGGCCCCCACGGTGCTGGTCACCCCGTACCAGGTGAACCGCATGCTGACCGCGCTGCGCGACGCCGGCTACGCGCCGGTGCCCGAGGACGCCGGCGGCGCGGCGGTGCTCGCCCGGCCGAAGACCCGGCGGGCGCCGGCCCGGGTGCCGGTGGCCAGCCGCAGCCTCGACCCGCTCGCGGCGCCGCGGCTGCCCATGCCCCGGCTGCTCGGGGTGGTCGAGCAGATCCGCCGCGGCGAGGCGGCGGCCCGGGCGGCCCGGCGGGCCCCGGAGGTGGTCCGCGGGACGGCGCGCAAGGGTCCAGGGCCGGCGCACACCCACAGCGACGCCCTGGCGGTGCTCCAGCAGGCGGTACGCGACAAGGCGCTGGTCTGGGTCGGCTACGTCGACGCGCACGGGGCGACGGCGTCCCGGCTGGTCCGGCCCGTGTCGATCGGGGCCGGCTACCTGCGCGCCGAGGACGAGCGCACCGAGATGCTGCACACCTTCGCGCTGCACCGCATCACCGCGGCGGTGCTGGAGGACTGA
- a CDS encoding L,D-transpeptidase family protein — MKRVRFAVRAVSLAAVVLVGVGACARDPQGDGSGAAAPAPVGVTEEASGASAPPTPEQPAASPSATPSRTATPKPSRSTTPKPATPKPSKSAGCPQGEHQKAVETYLTRLGGFGTLTVDGKQSAADCAAIKKFQIRYGISPAAGRAGATTYDVAKRLADTDTSRCRAGSGLTFCVDLTRQTVFAMRGGKVVMGPTVTRTGMAGYATPTGTYTVGGKNMREWSNPYKVWLPYWQRFNGGIGFHETTTYLHNPWIGSHGCVNLLHRDAVRLWELGSVGTRVVVFGHRAGT; from the coding sequence ATGAAGCGTGTCCGGTTCGCCGTTCGGGCCGTCAGCCTGGCAGCGGTCGTGCTGGTCGGCGTCGGTGCGTGCGCGCGCGATCCGCAGGGCGACGGATCCGGGGCCGCCGCCCCGGCCCCCGTCGGCGTGACGGAGGAGGCATCGGGGGCGAGCGCGCCGCCCACGCCGGAGCAGCCGGCCGCGTCCCCGTCGGCGACGCCGAGCCGGACGGCCACGCCGAAACCCTCCCGCAGCACCACCCCGAAGCCGGCCACGCCGAAGCCCTCCAAGTCCGCCGGGTGCCCGCAGGGGGAGCACCAGAAGGCCGTGGAGACGTACCTGACCCGGCTGGGCGGCTTCGGGACGCTGACCGTGGACGGCAAGCAGTCCGCCGCCGACTGCGCGGCGATCAAGAAGTTCCAGATTCGGTACGGGATCAGCCCGGCCGCCGGCCGCGCCGGCGCCACCACGTACGACGTGGCGAAGCGGCTGGCCGACACCGACACCAGCCGCTGCCGCGCCGGCTCGGGCCTCACCTTCTGCGTCGACCTGACCCGGCAGACCGTCTTCGCGATGCGCGGCGGGAAGGTGGTCATGGGCCCGACGGTGACCCGCACCGGCATGGCCGGCTACGCCACCCCGACCGGCACCTACACGGTCGGTGGGAAGAACATGCGGGAGTGGTCCAACCCGTACAAGGTGTGGCTGCCCTACTGGCAGCGGTTCAACGGCGGGATCGGCTTCCACGAGACCACCACCTACCTGCACAACCCCTGGATCGGCTCGCACGGCTGCGTCAACCTGCTGCACCGCGACGCCGTCCGCCTCTGGGAGCTGGGCTCGGTCGGCACCCGCGTGGTCGTCTTCGGCCACCGCGCCGGCACCTGA